From one Prochlorococcus marinus str. MIT 0912 genomic stretch:
- a CDS encoding PRC-barrel domain-containing protein, producing the protein MTNTQAPQESTPAVPSDRLWLRSELMGTQVITRDTGRRLGLVGEVVVDIDRREVVALGLRDNPLTRFLPGLPRWLPLDQIRQVGDVILVDTIDSLSENFVPERFNKVINCQVITESGDQLGRVLGFSFDIETGELLTLVMGALGVPLLGEGVLSTWEMPVEEIVSSGPDRIIVYEGAEEKLKQLNSGFLEKLGVGNSGWEDSERERYRVNLVPVENQLTSGESANDDQRLLEQSKEEIFEEDDMEYVELQDSDEEQYNQELRYLDEPTQSSIYSEIDEDEVNYNESDYPTRSDSFKANISSKNIKNRSKVIIEEEPMDVEPLEKSSNQKPQNSLSNDNEILDIEDPW; encoded by the coding sequence TTGACCAACACTCAAGCCCCACAAGAATCAACACCTGCTGTCCCTAGCGACAGGTTATGGCTTCGTTCTGAGTTAATGGGGACTCAGGTTATTACTCGTGATACGGGACGGAGATTAGGCCTTGTAGGAGAAGTCGTTGTTGATATTGATCGTAGAGAAGTTGTTGCTTTGGGTCTAAGAGATAATCCCTTAACACGTTTTTTACCTGGGTTGCCACGATGGCTTCCTCTTGACCAAATTCGGCAAGTCGGTGATGTGATTTTGGTAGATACAATAGATTCCCTTAGTGAAAACTTTGTTCCTGAAAGATTTAATAAGGTTATTAATTGCCAGGTAATTACTGAATCAGGTGATCAATTGGGGAGAGTACTGGGATTCTCTTTTGATATTGAAACTGGAGAGCTACTTACTTTAGTTATGGGAGCATTAGGTGTTCCATTATTAGGCGAAGGCGTTTTAAGTACTTGGGAGATGCCTGTTGAAGAAATTGTTAGTAGTGGACCTGATCGAATAATTGTTTATGAGGGGGCTGAAGAGAAATTAAAGCAATTAAATAGTGGTTTTCTTGAAAAGCTTGGCGTAGGTAATTCGGGATGGGAAGATAGCGAAAGAGAAAGGTATAGAGTTAATCTCGTCCCAGTTGAAAATCAATTAACTTCTGGAGAAAGTGCAAATGATGATCAAAGACTTCTAGAGCAATCTAAAGAGGAAATATTTGAAGAAGATGATATGGAATACGTAGAATTACAAGATTCTGATGAAGAACAATATAATCAAGAATTAAGATACTTAGATGAACCTACCCAGTCTTCAATTTATTCGGAAATTGATGAAGATGAAGTAAATTATAATGAATCAGACTACCCAACTAGATCTGATAGTTTTAAAGCTAATATATCCTCTAAAAATATTAAAAATAGGTCCAAAGTAATAATAGAAGAAGAACCAATGGATGTTGAGCCTTTAGAAAAATCATCTAACCAAAAACCTCAAAATTCTCTATCTAATGATAATGAAATATTAGATATTGAGGATCCCTGGTGA
- a CDS encoding glycosyl transferase encodes MSNDPLAIIFVSNGPGELATWVKPLAKELHKQIPLRPREKASSISLNLVLVPCPNATGKESLVAKKWLQFENIIKAKNFWKLLIQPKKFGSWPSKGLVIFLGGDQFWSVLLSARLGYLHMTYAEWITRWPFWNNRIVAMSKSIVEKLPRRIQKRCSVIGDLTADLTETAKIDNPLPPGRWIALMPGSKSAKLKIGIPFFLDVADKISKLMPDCKFLIPIAPTTNIDEIKYFGSRKNPISKQYKSGIKSITKANNKDERGILITNNSTVIVVQEKYPAYSDLSQCDIALTTVGANTAELGSLNIPMIVVVPTQHIIAMEAWDGLVGLVARLPILKWCLGLLISFVKLKKRGFMAWPNITAKRMIVPERVGHITTAQIAEEAIDWLHSPSRLSGQKEDLRALRGTKGATKKFCQEIINLLEDKKLIS; translated from the coding sequence ATGAGTAATGATCCTTTAGCAATTATCTTTGTCTCAAATGGACCAGGTGAACTAGCTACTTGGGTTAAGCCACTTGCTAAAGAGCTTCATAAACAAATTCCGCTAAGACCTAGAGAAAAGGCTTCTTCAATATCATTAAATCTTGTCTTGGTTCCATGCCCGAACGCAACTGGCAAAGAAAGTCTCGTTGCAAAAAAATGGTTGCAATTTGAAAATATAATAAAAGCAAAAAACTTCTGGAAGCTTCTCATACAACCTAAAAAATTTGGTTCATGGCCATCCAAAGGATTAGTAATTTTTTTAGGAGGAGATCAATTTTGGAGCGTTCTGCTCTCAGCAAGATTGGGATATTTACATATGACATACGCAGAATGGATCACAAGATGGCCTTTTTGGAATAATCGTATTGTCGCGATGTCGAAAAGTATTGTTGAAAAACTACCAAGACGAATTCAAAAACGATGTTCAGTAATTGGAGACCTGACAGCTGACTTAACAGAAACTGCAAAAATTGATAATCCTCTCCCTCCTGGAAGATGGATTGCTCTCATGCCAGGTTCAAAAAGCGCCAAACTAAAAATTGGAATACCTTTTTTTCTTGATGTAGCTGACAAAATATCAAAATTAATGCCAGATTGTAAGTTTCTAATACCCATAGCTCCCACCACAAATATAGATGAAATCAAATACTTTGGCAGCAGAAAAAATCCTATTTCAAAACAATATAAATCTGGGATAAAATCAATAACTAAAGCAAATAATAAAGATGAAAGAGGAATATTAATCACAAATAACTCGACAGTGATTGTAGTGCAGGAAAAGTATCCAGCATATAGTGATCTCAGTCAATGTGATATAGCATTAACAACAGTAGGGGCAAATACTGCTGAGCTGGGCTCATTAAATATTCCGATGATAGTTGTCGTACCTACACAACACATTATCGCTATGGAAGCATGGGATGGACTCGTAGGTTTAGTAGCTAGATTACCAATTTTAAAATGGTGCTTAGGTTTGTTAATTAGCTTCGTGAAACTAAAAAAAAGAGGATTTATGGCTTGGCCAAATATAACGGCAAAAAGAATGATTGTTCCTGAAAGAGTAGGTCACATAACCACGGCACAAATAGCTGAAGAAGCCATTGATTGGCTACATTCCCCTTCACGGCTTTCTGGTCAAAAGGAAGATCTTCGAGCACTTAGAGGTACTAAAGGAGCAACAAAAAAGTTTTGTCAAGAAATTATTAATCTTCTAGAGGACAAAAAACTTATAAGTTAA
- the accC gene encoding acetyl-CoA carboxylase biotin carboxylase subunit, with the protein MPIGKLLIANRGEIALRILRSCREMGIATVAVYSTVDKNALHVQLADEAVCVGDSPSSKSYLNIPNILAAATSRGVDAIHPGYGFLAENDRFAEICGDHGLIFVGPSPHAIRSMGDKSTAKSTMQKVGVPTVPGSEGLLESIEEASQLASEMGYPVMIKATAGGGGRGMRLVGHSDELDNLFKAAQGEAEAAFGNPGLYMEKFIDRPRHVEVQILADRYGNVVHLGERDCSIQRRHQKLLEESPSPALDDQLRLQMGEAAVAAAKSINYEGAGTVEFLLDRQGNFYFMEMNTRIQVEHPVTELVTGMDLISEQLRIAGGEKLKFSQSEIKLEGHAIECRINAEDPTHNFRPSPGKITGWLPPGGPGVRVDSHVYTGYDIPPFYDSLIGKLIVWGRDREAALKRMERALNECAVTGITTTIDFHLKLLKRKEFKKGDVHTKFVEQEML; encoded by the coding sequence ATGCCCATAGGCAAATTGCTGATAGCTAATCGTGGCGAAATAGCTTTAAGAATTCTCCGTAGCTGTCGCGAGATGGGGATTGCAACTGTAGCTGTGTACAGCACTGTTGATAAGAATGCTCTTCACGTCCAATTAGCTGATGAGGCTGTTTGCGTTGGAGATTCCCCTAGTAGTAAAAGTTATCTAAATATTCCGAACATACTAGCTGCTGCAACATCACGAGGTGTTGATGCTATACATCCTGGTTATGGCTTTTTAGCTGAGAATGATCGTTTTGCAGAGATTTGCGGAGACCATGGGCTTATTTTTGTAGGTCCATCTCCTCATGCAATACGTTCAATGGGTGATAAGTCGACTGCTAAATCGACTATGCAGAAGGTTGGAGTTCCAACTGTTCCTGGAAGTGAAGGTTTGTTAGAGAGCATTGAAGAGGCTTCTCAGCTGGCCTCTGAAATGGGCTATCCAGTAATGATTAAAGCAACAGCAGGAGGTGGTGGAAGAGGAATGCGTTTAGTCGGACACTCTGATGAATTGGATAATCTTTTCAAAGCTGCACAGGGGGAAGCAGAAGCTGCATTTGGTAATCCAGGGCTATATATGGAGAAATTTATCGATCGCCCAAGGCATGTAGAGGTTCAGATTCTTGCTGATCGTTATGGGAATGTTGTGCACCTTGGAGAGAGAGATTGCTCGATTCAAAGACGGCATCAGAAATTGTTAGAGGAATCACCAAGTCCAGCTTTAGATGATCAGTTGAGATTACAGATGGGAGAAGCAGCTGTTGCAGCAGCAAAAAGTATCAATTACGAAGGTGCTGGGACGGTTGAATTCTTACTGGATCGTCAAGGAAACTTCTACTTTATGGAAATGAATACTCGAATACAAGTGGAGCATCCTGTAACGGAATTAGTTACTGGTATGGATCTCATATCAGAACAACTAAGAATTGCAGGAGGAGAAAAATTAAAATTTAGTCAATCAGAGATCAAGCTTGAAGGACATGCAATTGAATGCAGAATCAATGCTGAAGATCCTACTCATAATTTCAGACCCTCTCCAGGCAAAATCACAGGTTGGCTACCTCCTGGCGGACCTGGTGTTAGGGTAGATAGCCATGTTTATACTGGTTATGATATACCTCCTTTTTATGATTCTTTAATAGGAAAATTAATTGTTTGGGGGAGAGATAGAGAAGCTGCACTTAAACGCATGGAAAGGGCTTTAAACGAATGTGCAGTCACAGGAATTACAACTACTATTGACTTTCATTTGAAATTACTTAAGAGAAAAGAATTTAAAAAAGGGGATGTTCATACAAAGTTTGTTGAACAAGAAATGCTGTAA
- a CDS encoding YggT family protein has product MPLLMKSLPTLHFLMGFFIGSLTLAFLLRIILTWYPKVDLRNGLWPIIFLPTEPVLVATRKIVAPIGGVDVTPIIWVGLLSLFRELFLGQQGLLTQIIF; this is encoded by the coding sequence ATGCCTTTGTTAATGAAAAGTCTTCCAACCCTACATTTTTTAATGGGTTTTTTTATAGGTTCGCTAACCCTTGCATTCCTGCTCAGAATTATTTTGACTTGGTACCCAAAAGTAGATTTAAGAAATGGTTTATGGCCAATTATCTTCTTGCCAACTGAACCTGTACTTGTAGCTACTCGAAAAATTGTGGCTCCAATAGGAGGAGTAGATGTTACTCCAATTATTTGGGTAGGTCTTTTAAGCCTTTTTAGAGAATTGTTTCTTGGTCAACAAGGTTTACTAACTCAAATTATATTTTGA
- the psbX gene encoding photosystem II reaction center protein PsbX, whose protein sequence is MTFHFLNLFLSAGASSQASTSSAVGMIGSFLAAGALIVAPAAAALIWVSQKDALSR, encoded by the coding sequence ATGACTTTTCATTTTTTAAATTTGTTCCTTAGTGCTGGAGCTTCTAGTCAAGCTTCTACTAGTTCTGCTGTTGGAATGATAGGGAGTTTTCTTGCCGCTGGCGCTTTGATAGTTGCACCTGCTGCTGCTGCTTTGATTTGGGTGAGTCAAAAAGATGCATTGAGTAGATAG
- a CDS encoding Ycf66 family protein → MVNASLNWASIVGIVLAVCGAGLYFLRSFKPALARDYDVFFAAIGLLCGGILFFQGWRLDPILQFGQFLLAGTTVFFAYESVRLRGIATDQARRSSYFDDEPELPRSSRGGLSDAGSDRNYDRFEESQRINRRFSGREDYQEEYADDDNYERRPSRAAIPEQAVSRRPRNNSSSEINTQATERDRRMERFNNPESSSARASSFGDRRTSRQESRRGTRPSASAQTSSRRRNGSPNASQASSARLNSDNSNRPSPGSIRPSKTNNSIEDAAFSSAEKGASRASRRPSKSSGSNPVNQRSSKSSYSSSTRKSRPRDNSSRFDD, encoded by the coding sequence TTGGTCAATGCCAGTCTAAATTGGGCCAGCATTGTTGGCATAGTTCTAGCTGTATGCGGAGCTGGCCTATATTTTCTTAGATCTTTTAAGCCAGCATTGGCAAGGGATTACGATGTATTTTTTGCCGCTATTGGTTTGTTATGTGGCGGGATACTTTTTTTTCAAGGATGGCGTTTAGACCCTATCCTTCAGTTTGGACAGTTTTTGCTTGCTGGAACCACTGTTTTCTTTGCTTATGAAAGTGTTCGACTGAGAGGTATTGCAACAGATCAAGCAAGAAGATCTTCATATTTTGATGATGAACCTGAATTGCCAAGATCTTCTAGAGGAGGTTTGTCCGATGCAGGATCTGATAGGAATTATGATCGATTTGAAGAATCTCAACGTATTAATAGAAGATTTTCAGGCAGAGAAGATTATCAAGAAGAATATGCAGATGATGACAATTATGAAAGACGTCCATCTAGGGCGGCAATCCCAGAGCAGGCTGTAAGTAGAAGGCCCAGAAATAATAGTTCCTCAGAAATTAATACTCAAGCAACTGAGAGAGATAGGAGAATGGAAAGATTTAATAATCCAGAATCTTCTTCAGCTAGAGCCTCGAGCTTTGGCGATAGGAGAACTAGCCGACAAGAAAGTAGGCGAGGGACTCGTCCTTCAGCAAGTGCTCAAACATCAAGTCGTAGAAGAAATGGATCACCTAATGCCTCTCAGGCATCATCTGCAAGATTGAATTCTGATAATTCAAATAGGCCTTCACCAGGATCTATTAGGCCTTCAAAAACTAATAATAGTATTGAAGATGCTGCTTTCTCTAGTGCTGAAAAAGGAGCAAGCAGAGCTAGTAGAAGGCCCTCAAAGAGTTCTGGTTCAAACCCTGTTAATCAAAGATCATCTAAAAGCTCTTATTCATCCTCGACAAGAAAGTCGAGACCAAGAGATAACAGTTCAAGATTTGATGATTAA
- a CDS encoding chlorophyll a/b-binding protein has product MNSNTETNQDNQLVEQETTDSEIKNLSPSATTNDIPEFGWSGYAERINGRFAMIGLMAVLFVEALSKISFLEWAGIINK; this is encoded by the coding sequence ATGAACTCCAATACTGAAACAAACCAAGATAATCAGTTAGTAGAGCAAGAAACAACTGATTCAGAAATTAAAAATCTTTCACCTAGCGCAACCACAAATGATATTCCTGAATTTGGGTGGAGTGGCTATGCAGAGAGAATAAACGGAAGATTTGCAATGATTGGTCTAATGGCAGTTCTATTTGTTGAAGCACTTAGCAAAATATCTTTTTTAGAATGGGCTGGAATAATTAATAAATAA
- a CDS encoding ABC transporter ATP-binding protein/permease, with amino-acid sequence MTSSISKAQKGLVSQLIKLRKLTQPYFLPYTKSNGWLFVYLLIALLFCVGGTVLFLLTGLMSLLTNVAPEITNQFLGGVQNSLKVIWDGPSGIIISSLFTLGIFSFITIRGQLRQRRWLPWLLLGVIILMLLSVNGINAGITFLVRDITNALIQKDENESYKNLWILGICFIAALPIRSFQFYFSAKLQLLWREWLSKSLITDYLDDRTYYILNPNDESETNVDNPDQRITEDARDFTAQTIDLSLNIFDSLLVFSLNIFILLSISKELTLALIFYATLVSSLLLFASRKLFKLNYDQLRFEADFRYGLVHVRNNAESIAFYSGENQEEKEVSRRLKSVVDNFNLLIIWEALLRVLQRSGIYGSVFIPFIILAGPILSGQMDYGSFQQANLNYNLLEGSLFFIIYKIEALARFSASIGRLEGFQSNMNEIRNDQYDDFKVEIKKNDSIILKNVSIKTPGKENFLINNLNVSIESGQSLLVVGPSGCGKTSLLRAISGLWAIQSGEIETPSNGDLLFIPQKPYMTLGSLREQLCYPLNKNRFSDEHLKAVLEEVKLPQIIQRYPDLDIKQDWQRLLSLGEQQRLAFARLLLNSPKYVVLDEATSALDVNTEKHLYELLNQRDMACISVGHRPTLKNYHENVLEITENKGWRLLPAASYQFTEN; translated from the coding sequence ATGACCTCATCAATTTCGAAAGCTCAAAAAGGACTAGTAAGCCAACTTATTAAATTAAGAAAGCTTACTCAGCCATATTTTCTACCTTATACAAAAAGTAATGGCTGGTTGTTTGTCTATTTATTAATAGCTTTATTATTTTGTGTAGGCGGAACAGTTCTATTTTTACTAACAGGTTTAATGAGCTTGTTAACCAACGTAGCTCCAGAGATAACAAACCAATTTTTGGGAGGTGTTCAAAATTCATTAAAGGTCATATGGGATGGTCCTTCGGGAATAATAATTTCAAGCTTATTTACCTTAGGTATTTTTTCATTTATTACGATTCGTGGTCAATTAAGGCAAAGGAGATGGCTTCCTTGGCTTTTGCTAGGAGTAATTATTTTAATGTTGTTGTCTGTAAATGGAATTAACGCTGGAATCACTTTTCTAGTAAGAGATATAACTAATGCCTTAATACAAAAAGATGAAAATGAAAGTTATAAAAATTTGTGGATTCTTGGAATTTGTTTCATTGCAGCTCTTCCAATAAGAAGCTTCCAATTTTATTTTTCCGCAAAACTTCAGCTTTTATGGAGAGAGTGGTTATCAAAAAGCCTAATAACAGATTATTTAGATGATAGAACATATTATATATTAAATCCCAACGATGAGTCTGAAACAAATGTCGATAATCCGGATCAAAGAATTACTGAAGATGCCAGAGACTTTACTGCTCAAACAATAGACCTCTCTTTAAATATTTTTGATTCTTTATTAGTATTTTCATTAAATATTTTTATTTTACTAAGTATAAGCAAAGAGCTAACACTTGCTCTAATATTTTACGCCACATTAGTTTCATCTTTGCTACTTTTTGCAAGTAGAAAATTATTTAAATTAAATTATGATCAATTACGCTTTGAAGCTGATTTCCGTTATGGTCTTGTTCATGTAAGAAATAACGCAGAATCAATTGCTTTTTATTCTGGTGAAAATCAAGAAGAAAAAGAAGTCAGTAGAAGACTGAAATCTGTAGTTGATAATTTTAATCTTTTGATAATATGGGAAGCTCTATTAAGAGTGCTTCAACGCTCTGGAATTTATGGAAGTGTCTTTATTCCTTTCATTATTCTAGCAGGACCAATTCTCAGCGGCCAAATGGACTATGGAAGTTTTCAACAAGCCAATTTGAACTACAACCTTCTTGAGGGATCATTATTTTTTATTATTTACAAAATAGAGGCTTTAGCTCGATTCTCAGCATCGATAGGCAGGCTTGAAGGGTTTCAATCAAACATGAATGAGATTAGAAATGACCAGTATGATGACTTCAAAGTAGAAATTAAAAAGAACGATTCTATTATTCTTAAAAATGTAAGTATTAAAACTCCAGGGAAAGAGAATTTCTTAATTAATAACTTAAATGTAAGTATTGAGTCTGGTCAAAGTTTACTTGTTGTAGGACCTTCTGGTTGCGGTAAGACCTCTTTACTTCGAGCTATTAGCGGTCTCTGGGCAATCCAATCTGGTGAAATAGAAACGCCCTCAAATGGTGATTTACTATTTATCCCGCAAAAACCATATATGACTCTAGGCTCTTTGAGAGAACAGCTTTGTTATCCATTAAATAAAAATAGATTCAGTGATGAACATTTAAAAGCTGTTTTAGAGGAAGTAAAGTTACCTCAAATCATCCAAAGGTATCCTGACCTAGATATCAAACAAGATTGGCAACGGCTATTATCTCTTGGAGAGCAACAAAGGCTGGCTTTCGCAAGACTTTTACTAAATTCACCTAAATATGTTGTTTTAGATGAAGCAACAAGTGCATTAGACGTAAATACAGAAAAACATCTTTATGAACTTCTTAACCAACGTGATATGGCATGCATTAGCGTTGGTCATAGACCAACACTGAAGAACTATCATGAAAATGTACTTGAAATCACGGAGAACAAAGGTTGGCGATTATTGCCCGCTGCAAGTTACCAATTTACAGAAAATTAG
- a CDS encoding histidine triad nucleotide-binding protein, whose translation MTTIFDKILSGDIPCDEVFSDNKCLAFKDITPQAPTHILIIPRKPIPSLQDIKEEDQELLGHLLLKGTEIANAAGLESWRTIINTGEEAGQTVFHLHIHIIGGRKLSWPPG comes from the coding sequence ATGACAACAATTTTCGATAAAATTCTGAGTGGTGACATCCCTTGTGATGAGGTTTTTAGTGATAACAAATGCTTAGCATTCAAAGACATTACCCCTCAAGCACCTACTCACATTTTAATAATTCCTAGAAAGCCTATCCCAAGTCTGCAAGATATAAAAGAAGAAGATCAAGAATTACTGGGTCACTTACTGCTAAAAGGGACCGAAATTGCGAATGCTGCTGGTTTAGAAAGTTGGAGAACCATAATAAATACAGGAGAAGAAGCAGGTCAAACAGTATTTCACTTACATATTCATATTATTGGCGGAAGAAAATTAAGTTGGCCGCCAGGGTAA
- the def gene encoding peptide deformylase → MAGSFAQLAKNAEKKKPSISVSKEPVKNPPLKVYQLGHEALRTPANRIVKVDDSIRKLVKDMLITMYSSKGIGLAAPQVGIKKRLLVIDLNFEDPSSPPMVFINPEIISSSASLDTYEEGCLSIPGVYLNVLRPSSIKLSYRDEMGRPKKMNADGLMARCIQHEIDHLNGVCFVDKVTDEEELKKQLNENNFNHNDVIKETN, encoded by the coding sequence TTGGCTGGCAGTTTTGCTCAACTTGCAAAAAATGCAGAAAAAAAGAAGCCCTCCATTTCAGTTTCGAAAGAACCTGTCAAGAACCCCCCTTTGAAGGTCTATCAATTAGGACACGAGGCTTTAAGAACGCCAGCCAATCGCATCGTCAAAGTTGATGATTCAATTCGAAAGTTAGTGAAAGATATGCTCATAACTATGTATTCATCTAAAGGTATTGGTTTGGCAGCACCTCAAGTAGGAATAAAAAAGAGATTGTTAGTTATAGATTTAAATTTTGAAGACCCAAGTTCCCCGCCAATGGTATTTATAAATCCTGAGATAATTTCATCTAGTGCAAGCTTAGATACATATGAAGAAGGTTGTCTAAGTATCCCCGGAGTTTACCTTAATGTTTTACGACCCTCCTCGATCAAATTAAGTTATCGAGATGAAATGGGTAGACCCAAAAAAATGAATGCAGATGGTCTAATGGCAAGATGCATTCAGCACGAAATAGACCACCTAAATGGTGTCTGTTTTGTTGATAAAGTAACTGATGAAGAAGAACTGAAAAAACAATTAAATGAGAATAACTTCAATCACAACGATGTAATAAAAGAAACGAATTGA
- a CDS encoding alpha/beta hydrolase family protein has translation MKNKTMRILDAEKVYGEAPIFKEPRIIGDWVLWLEQRPKEKGRTTAVIRPWGQQDVLPQELTPYPSDLRTKIHGYGGAPLTATLDGSDLILTWVDNQDNCLWMRTWSYEEENDNSASFKFIPKIQSICLTKKDNYFLAGGVIDLENNIWIGLMEDEEGDHIVSYSLKEIDQYPKFIYSSQGLLGYLALNSKDRKLAWVEWNNTSMPWDLNELKLAKLDEYLNIINIVNFNNKYLKCTEKISFFNPIWSDKGDLFVAEDSSGWWNITQIKTDINNNSITISQNQWTIKAEIAFPQWVLGMSSFSCVGDDVVGAFAQEGIWTLALFQQNGCIKPLDQPFIEFSSLHSYQNRLVAIASSSEVTEGIFEIDLLDKYWVHTPASSFSLDPTEISIGESFWFMGSNEESVHAWYYPPLNKQKLLPPLLVKSHSGPTGMARCGLDLEVQFWTSRGWAVVDVNYGGSSGFGREYRDRLRGNWGVSDVLDCTKAAQSLIASFKVDKDRIAIVGSSASGFTALGCLISTEIFNIGACKYAVTDLIAMAKSTHRFEEFYLDYLIGNIGTDYEKYLKRSPIEHVNSINMPLILFHGLKDKVIPSDQSIAIKDELLKRGIPVQINLFENEGHGFKDGNIKVDVLKKIEAFFRQHLNI, from the coding sequence ATGAAGAACAAAACAATGAGAATCTTGGATGCTGAAAAAGTTTATGGAGAAGCTCCTATATTTAAAGAGCCTCGTATAATAGGTGATTGGGTTTTATGGTTAGAACAAAGACCAAAGGAAAAGGGGAGAACTACAGCTGTAATTAGACCTTGGGGGCAACAAGACGTATTACCTCAGGAGTTAACACCTTATCCAAGTGATTTAAGGACAAAAATCCATGGATATGGTGGTGCTCCTTTAACAGCTACCCTTGATGGATCAGATCTGATATTGACTTGGGTCGACAATCAAGATAATTGCTTATGGATGAGAACTTGGTCTTATGAGGAAGAAAATGACAATTCTGCTTCTTTTAAATTCATACCTAAAATACAATCAATTTGTCTTACAAAAAAAGATAATTATTTTCTAGCAGGTGGCGTGATAGACCTTGAAAATAATATTTGGATTGGATTGATGGAAGATGAAGAAGGAGATCATATAGTTTCTTATTCTCTAAAAGAAATTGACCAATATCCAAAATTTATTTATTCATCTCAGGGGCTATTAGGTTATCTTGCTCTGAATTCTAAAGATAGAAAGTTGGCATGGGTTGAGTGGAATAATACTTCAATGCCTTGGGATTTAAATGAATTAAAATTAGCTAAATTGGATGAGTATTTAAATATCATAAATATAGTAAATTTTAATAATAAATATTTAAAATGCACAGAAAAAATATCATTTTTTAATCCCATTTGGTCTGATAAAGGTGATCTTTTTGTTGCGGAAGATAGTAGTGGCTGGTGGAATATTACTCAGATTAAAACTGACATTAATAACAATTCAATTACTATTTCTCAGAATCAATGGACTATTAAGGCTGAAATTGCTTTCCCACAATGGGTTCTTGGGATGTCGAGCTTTTCATGTGTGGGGGATGATGTCGTTGGGGCTTTTGCTCAGGAAGGAATTTGGACTTTAGCTCTATTTCAACAAAATGGATGTATCAAGCCTTTGGATCAGCCTTTTATTGAGTTCTCTAGTCTTCATTCGTATCAAAATCGACTTGTTGCTATTGCCAGTAGTTCAGAAGTTACTGAAGGGATTTTTGAAATAGACTTATTAGATAAATATTGGGTACATACTCCTGCCTCTTCATTTAGCTTGGATCCAACGGAAATAAGTATTGGCGAATCTTTTTGGTTTATGGGATCGAATGAAGAGAGTGTTCATGCTTGGTATTATCCACCTCTTAATAAACAAAAATTGTTACCTCCTTTATTGGTGAAAAGTCATAGCGGACCTACTGGTATGGCTCGTTGTGGATTGGATCTAGAGGTGCAATTTTGGACATCGAGAGGTTGGGCGGTTGTTGATGTTAATTATGGAGGCTCTTCAGGTTTTGGTAGGGAATATAGAGATCGATTGAGAGGTAATTGGGGAGTAAGCGATGTTTTGGATTGCACTAAGGCGGCTCAGTCATTGATTGCATCTTTTAAGGTTGACAAAGACCGTATAGCAATTGTAGGGAGCAGTGCATCGGGTTTTACAGCTTTAGGTTGTTTGATATCTACTGAAATTTTTAATATCGGAGCATGTAAATATGCTGTAACTGATTTAATAGCTATGGCTAAATCAACTCATAGATTTGAAGAATTTTATTTAGATTATTTAATAGGCAATATAGGAACTGATTATGAAAAGTATCTTAAAAGATCGCCTATTGAACATGTTAATTCTATCAACATGCCATTGATTTTATTTCATGGCTTAAAAGATAAAGTTATACCTTCTGATCAATCTATTGCAATCAAAGATGAATTATTAAAACGTGGAATTCCAGTACAAATAAATTTATTTGAGAACGAAGGTCATGGGTTTAAAGACGGCAATATAAAAGTTGATGTATTAAAAAAAATAGAGGCTTTTTTTAGACAGCATCTAAATATTTAA